A genomic window from Pyxidicoccus trucidator includes:
- the ligD gene encoding non-homologous end-joining DNA ligase, translating to MNRPNARLQTYRSKRDFRLTPEPAPEAAARARKDGAPIFVVHKHDATRLHYDLRLEISGVLASWALPRGPSYDPGEKRLAVETEDHPLSYAGFEGHIPNDAYGGGDSLLWDRGTFDTVPPGQAEVQREKGRLLVELQGEKLKGRWHLIRTHLRGSGKKTQWLCFKAKDETAAPDYDVTEARPESVKSGQVKTRGPVKRGARKRAPEPAEEAPTGRTKHVAKGRKLAAPRTPEALLERVWPPMLARLSVPEEAGDATHVYEVKYDGFRAVAALRSGKLTFQSRRGNDLSARFPALAEALRGLDVHDVVLDGEIVALDPKGRSRFQLLQNQAGVEQRYVLFDVLWLDGEDLRQLPLEERRARLEKLLKGVKLPLQVSERVELPLGRALATAQRRGWEGLIAKRKGSPYVGTRSADWLKLKVLAGQEVVILGYLPIQNERAKTELGALLVGVHDEGGFRDIGKVGTGFSSKDRSALRQLLDKDRVSKPMAMDAEPRKGAVWVRPRHVAQVQFTEWTEDGRLRHPVYQGLRTDKRPVEVVREQPAPVARQARKREDEAKALPDAARRDVRPVREGTTGGQMRSTSKTKRAAGRDGSSPQRTPKRAATNTRHTPKRAATSPRLAVERDTPGSQRTPKDSGPRTRLAAVRDTPGSQRTPKRATADTRRAPARAATGTRRAPAALAARTAAVRGKNVEAETGEGRAKLTHGDRVLFPDSGLTKADVFAYYREVAPLMVPVLADRPISVQQWPAGIKAPGFFRHELSGIPDWVPTLSVRHEEKTLRHVNVKDEEPLLWLANQSALTLHMWLSRAPRLAQPDMLVLDLDPGKGGWADVVTVAMALREKLEAHGLRGYPKTSGKRGLHVVVPLAPGHTYARTQAFANRLVSELEVDLGDISTTQRSIDKRGGRLYLDAGQNARGKTVVAPYSLRAKDGAPFSAPVKWSEVTKQLDPARFNLKTFRKRLDSVGDLFAEAMKDRQTLPE from the coding sequence GTGAACCGCCCCAACGCACGCCTTCAGACCTACCGAAGCAAGCGCGACTTCCGTCTCACGCCCGAGCCTGCTCCCGAGGCCGCCGCCCGTGCACGCAAGGACGGCGCCCCCATCTTCGTGGTGCACAAGCACGATGCCACGCGGCTGCACTACGACCTGCGGCTCGAAATCAGCGGAGTGCTGGCGAGCTGGGCGCTGCCCAGGGGTCCCAGCTACGACCCGGGCGAGAAACGGCTCGCGGTGGAGACCGAGGACCATCCACTGTCCTACGCCGGCTTCGAGGGCCACATCCCGAATGACGCGTATGGCGGCGGGGACTCGCTGCTGTGGGACCGCGGCACCTTCGACACCGTGCCTCCAGGGCAGGCCGAGGTGCAGCGCGAGAAGGGCCGCCTGCTGGTGGAGCTCCAGGGCGAGAAGCTGAAGGGACGCTGGCACCTCATCCGCACCCACCTGCGCGGCAGCGGGAAGAAGACGCAGTGGCTGTGCTTCAAGGCGAAGGACGAGACGGCGGCCCCGGACTACGACGTCACCGAGGCGCGCCCGGAGTCGGTGAAGAGCGGCCAGGTGAAGACTCGGGGCCCGGTGAAGCGCGGCGCGAGGAAGCGCGCTCCGGAGCCCGCGGAAGAGGCGCCCACCGGACGCACGAAGCACGTGGCGAAGGGACGCAAGCTGGCGGCGCCCCGCACTCCGGAGGCGCTGCTGGAGCGCGTCTGGCCGCCCATGCTGGCGCGGCTGTCCGTGCCGGAAGAGGCCGGCGACGCCACGCACGTGTACGAGGTGAAGTACGACGGCTTCCGCGCGGTGGCGGCGCTCCGGAGCGGGAAGCTGACCTTCCAGAGCCGGCGGGGCAATGACCTGTCCGCCCGCTTCCCGGCGCTGGCGGAGGCACTGCGCGGCCTGGACGTGCACGACGTGGTGCTGGACGGTGAAATCGTGGCGCTGGACCCGAAGGGACGCTCGCGCTTCCAGTTGCTGCAGAACCAGGCCGGCGTGGAGCAGCGCTACGTCCTCTTCGACGTGCTGTGGCTGGATGGCGAGGACCTGCGCCAGCTGCCGCTGGAGGAGCGGCGCGCACGGCTGGAGAAGCTGCTGAAGGGCGTGAAGCTGCCACTCCAGGTGTCTGAGCGGGTGGAGCTGCCATTGGGGCGCGCGCTGGCCACGGCACAGCGGCGCGGATGGGAGGGGCTCATCGCGAAGCGGAAGGGCTCGCCGTACGTGGGCACCCGCTCGGCTGACTGGCTGAAGCTGAAGGTGCTGGCGGGCCAGGAGGTGGTCATCCTCGGCTACCTCCCCATCCAGAACGAGCGGGCGAAGACGGAGCTTGGCGCGCTGCTGGTGGGCGTCCACGACGAGGGCGGCTTCCGCGACATCGGCAAGGTGGGGACGGGCTTCAGCTCGAAGGACCGGAGCGCGCTGCGGCAGCTGCTCGACAAGGACCGTGTGAGCAAGCCGATGGCGATGGACGCTGAGCCTCGCAAGGGCGCGGTGTGGGTCCGGCCGAGGCACGTGGCGCAGGTCCAGTTCACCGAGTGGACCGAGGACGGACGGCTTCGCCACCCCGTGTACCAGGGACTGCGCACGGACAAGCGGCCGGTGGAGGTGGTGCGCGAGCAGCCCGCCCCCGTGGCCCGACAGGCGCGGAAGCGTGAGGACGAAGCGAAGGCCCTGCCGGACGCGGCGCGCCGCGATGTACGGCCGGTGCGGGAAGGGACGACGGGTGGGCAGATGCGGAGCACATCCAAGACGAAGCGCGCGGCGGGGCGAGATGGCTCGAGCCCCCAACGCACACCGAAGCGCGCGGCAACAAATACCCGGCACACACCGAAGCGTGCGGCCACGAGCCCCCGGCTCGCGGTGGAGCGGGACACCCCGGGCTCGCAGCGCACACCGAAGGACTCGGGCCCCCGTACCCGGCTCGCGGCGGTGCGCGACACCCCGGGTTCCCAGCGCACGCCGAAGCGCGCTACCGCGGACACTCGACGCGCACCGGCGCGGGCTGCCACGGGCACCCGACGCGCACCGGCGGCGCTGGCGGCGCGCACGGCGGCTGTGCGCGGAAAGAACGTAGAGGCCGAGACGGGCGAGGGTCGCGCGAAGCTGACGCACGGTGACCGCGTGCTGTTCCCGGACAGCGGACTGACCAAGGCGGACGTCTTCGCGTACTACCGCGAGGTGGCACCGCTGATGGTGCCCGTGCTGGCCGACCGCCCCATCTCCGTCCAGCAATGGCCGGCCGGCATCAAGGCGCCGGGCTTCTTCCGCCACGAGCTGTCCGGCATCCCCGACTGGGTGCCCACGCTGAGCGTGCGTCACGAAGAGAAGACTCTGCGCCACGTCAACGTGAAGGACGAGGAGCCACTGCTGTGGCTGGCCAACCAGTCCGCGCTGACGCTGCACATGTGGCTCAGCCGCGCGCCCCGGCTGGCGCAGCCGGACATGCTGGTGCTGGACCTGGACCCGGGCAAGGGCGGCTGGGCCGACGTGGTGACGGTGGCGATGGCACTGCGCGAGAAGCTGGAGGCACACGGCCTGCGGGGCTACCCGAAGACATCCGGCAAGCGCGGCCTGCATGTGGTGGTCCCGCTGGCGCCGGGACACACGTACGCGCGGACCCAGGCCTTCGCGAACCGGCTCGTCTCGGAGCTGGAGGTAGACCTGGGCGACATCTCCACCACTCAGCGCTCCATCGACAAGCGCGGCGGGCGGCTCTACCTCGACGCGGGGCAGAACGCGCGCGGCAAGACGGTGGTGGCGCCCTACTCGCTCCGCGCGAAGGACGGCGCGCCCTTCTCCGCACCCGTGAAGTGGAGCGAGGTGACGAAGCAGCTGGACCCGGCTCGCTTCAACCTCAAGACGTTCCGCAAGCGGCTGGATTCAGTGGGCGACCTCTTCGCCGAGGCCATGAAGGACCGGCAGACGCTGCCGGAGTGA
- a CDS encoding DMT family transporter — protein MSSAPVPGPVKPGGPLKVALAYCTCFLLWGSTWSVVKVGLEDLPPLRFVGIRMLVAGLALLPFARSHGTSLGPGMGRRIAGLGLLQIAIPFGLLFVGQQWIPSSWAALLFSTFPMWLLLVGRVMLPDQRLTAPKLLAAGLGVAGVVMLQHSGLGSLKVSGHMLLGGLLCLTSVAVIAVANVLAKKHMGHVPAHVLVFGQTFSSALPLLVLSFLFEAGQPMNWSTRSVLAVLYLALCGTVLTYQCLYWLLPRISLAALGAMALLDTLVAVVVGVVFLDEPLTLSLLLGGVLILGGAALANLIPANEPSRRDAPPAGAPHSR, from the coding sequence ATGTCCTCCGCCCCCGTCCCGGGCCCCGTGAAGCCCGGGGGCCCGCTGAAGGTCGCCCTCGCCTACTGCACCTGCTTCCTGCTGTGGGGCTCCACGTGGTCCGTGGTGAAGGTCGGCCTGGAAGACCTGCCACCTCTACGCTTCGTGGGCATCCGCATGCTGGTGGCGGGGCTGGCGCTGCTGCCCTTCGCCCGCTCGCACGGAACTTCGCTCGGGCCAGGGATGGGGCGGCGCATCGCCGGGCTCGGTCTGCTGCAGATCGCCATCCCCTTCGGCCTGCTCTTCGTCGGGCAACAGTGGATTCCGTCCAGCTGGGCGGCGCTGCTGTTCTCCACCTTCCCCATGTGGCTGCTGCTGGTGGGCCGGGTCATGCTGCCCGACCAGCGCCTCACCGCCCCCAAGCTGCTGGCCGCGGGGCTGGGCGTCGCGGGCGTGGTGATGCTCCAGCACTCCGGACTGGGCTCGCTGAAGGTGTCGGGACACATGCTGCTCGGGGGCCTGCTGTGTCTGACCTCGGTGGCGGTCATCGCCGTGGCCAACGTGCTGGCCAAGAAGCACATGGGCCACGTGCCCGCGCACGTGCTGGTCTTCGGTCAGACGTTCAGCAGCGCGCTCCCGCTGCTCGTGCTGTCCTTCCTGTTCGAAGCGGGCCAGCCGATGAACTGGAGCACGCGCTCGGTGCTGGCCGTGCTGTACCTCGCGCTGTGCGGCACCGTGCTCACCTACCAGTGTCTCTACTGGCTGCTGCCGCGCATCTCCCTCGCCGCGCTGGGGGCCATGGCGTTGCTGGACACGCTGGTGGCGGTGGTGGTCGGAGTGGTGTTCCTCGACGAGCCCCTCACCCTGTCACTGCTGCTGGGCGGCGTGCTCATCCTCGGCGGTGCCGCGCTCGCCAACCTCATCCCCGCCAACGAGCCCTCCCGGCGGGACGCGCCACCCGCCGGAGCGCCTCACTCGCGCTGA
- a CDS encoding FG-GAP-like repeat-containing protein: MIRLTRAAPLLALLAAACSDDLDPARVVPLPPTVDLCTGLPPLALTAEPARVRVSGPVSLAATGGSGHYRFLLEPGGSSGELIGNRFVAGRTPASDTLVVEDAKCPGDARATVSVLAAFDVAPARAELPPGTSFQIAVEGLLGSATYTLTKSDSGATLTAEGVYTAGTREGLDLLTVRDASTGDEALLQYQIRTGAKLTGDPAFLAVPSGASVPLATRGGSDRVNWTKVSGPGALAGGRLSLEAGATGEVALTATDPFTKQTAQVKVRVLDELTRPGQAHGRLTDVASMVTADFDGDGIQDLAVGQRESDLGRPAGGAVFIFKGGAGGLPSAPTWVLTGTTDTAAFGDALAAGDLDGDSRAELVVSSPGADLAISNAGAVYLYTFKGGAPAPLRNQLTGLLRDAAFGAGMALADMDGDGDMDLVAGAPLGDLAPTSAINRRGTVDLYFSEADSPVPDLPTMRLGGADLTREGALVSRSNSDLGRAVVAADLNGDGRTDLAALGRVSRYNAEGAVSGSQVAISVFFARPDGSRFRPSPDVYVLPANTADTAEGTWRLGSVPGEGSRPPLLVAVADQLNSPDLRSSGGVQSGGDSGGALLFDLSERRPTGEPPATPPQVTLEEAFARIYGDAGGILAGRSWAVLDVDGEAGPELLLGAPRASGTAANNAQRWIGKVLVYPLATLARGSVINKPLASLNGTAKSDTLGAGLASWTLPGGAVLVAFSGRASSDQGAFTGRVELYQRAGASLAEWPRTGIMVPTKPSVERFGETVAVARGPQNRALTLVGAPGWSGAGSNADGDALSIGRAYVHDAALPATARVAEEGAPSPSRAGRSVGADVAFTDFNGDGRPDLVVGATSFFVPGTGTPASNTELTNTYASVNAACVTSGTLSVGGVLVSLGQEDGTFKPAYRLWAPTQLPGCTPETDARCRRSAIGRGLVGGFDFNGDGREDLGVLRDRGMEVFLGRAPEDASLTKLTMACDPVYSWPSLSLQTSVPATLEDLNGDGCDELAWRYAEGTRSGVAILFGFDTGGTRCGARTTGTVLRVAGDSELNLNNLGLGVGIARAGRFLGDARDFVAVSASSLPFEGVTQPVVLLFDKAELLSEMSKRQTAGQPLVIGALGDGLEPVTLVHRTRAVSFGASLAGGRDLTGDGVPDLLVGAPGASDASDGGGAVFLYAGGAGQVGALSPFLMVVGDGAERSALGQDVAVIPGATGTPPLLLIGAPRSFRTGTQNGTAFALPLTF, translated from the coding sequence ATGATTCGACTGACCCGCGCGGCCCCCCTCCTCGCGCTCCTCGCCGCCGCCTGCTCGGACGACCTGGACCCCGCGCGCGTGGTGCCGCTGCCGCCCACGGTGGACCTGTGCACGGGCCTGCCACCGCTGGCGCTCACCGCCGAGCCCGCGCGCGTGCGCGTCTCCGGCCCGGTGTCGCTCGCGGCCACTGGAGGCAGCGGCCACTACCGCTTCCTGCTGGAGCCGGGCGGCTCGTCCGGCGAGCTCATCGGCAACCGCTTCGTCGCCGGCCGCACCCCGGCCAGCGACACGCTGGTGGTGGAGGACGCGAAGTGCCCCGGAGACGCCCGCGCCACCGTGTCGGTGCTGGCCGCCTTCGACGTCGCGCCCGCGCGCGCGGAGCTGCCGCCGGGGACCTCGTTCCAGATTGCGGTGGAAGGGCTCCTGGGCTCGGCCACGTACACCCTGACGAAGAGCGACTCGGGCGCCACGCTCACGGCGGAGGGCGTCTACACGGCCGGCACGCGCGAGGGGCTGGACCTGCTCACCGTGCGCGACGCGTCCACGGGCGACGAGGCGCTGCTCCAGTACCAGATTCGCACGGGCGCGAAGCTGACCGGAGACCCGGCCTTCCTCGCAGTGCCCTCCGGCGCCTCGGTGCCGCTGGCCACGCGCGGCGGCAGTGACAGGGTGAACTGGACGAAGGTGTCCGGCCCCGGCGCGCTCGCGGGCGGGCGGCTGTCGCTGGAGGCGGGCGCCACCGGCGAGGTGGCGCTGACGGCGACGGACCCCTTCACGAAGCAGACGGCGCAGGTGAAGGTGCGGGTGCTGGACGAGCTGACCCGCCCGGGGCAGGCGCATGGCCGCCTCACGGACGTGGCCAGCATGGTGACGGCGGACTTCGACGGTGACGGGATTCAAGACCTCGCGGTGGGCCAGCGCGAGAGCGATTTGGGCCGGCCCGCGGGCGGCGCCGTCTTCATCTTCAAGGGCGGCGCCGGGGGCCTGCCGTCGGCGCCCACCTGGGTGCTCACCGGCACCACGGACACCGCGGCGTTCGGTGACGCGCTGGCCGCGGGCGACCTGGATGGGGACTCGCGCGCGGAGCTGGTGGTGTCGTCGCCGGGCGCGGACCTGGCCATCAGCAACGCGGGCGCGGTGTACCTCTACACCTTCAAGGGCGGCGCGCCGGCCCCGCTGCGCAACCAGCTCACCGGCCTGCTGCGGGACGCCGCGTTCGGCGCGGGCATGGCGCTGGCGGACATGGACGGGGACGGGGACATGGACCTGGTGGCGGGTGCGCCGCTGGGAGACCTGGCCCCCACCAGCGCCATCAACCGGCGCGGCACGGTGGACCTCTATTTCTCCGAGGCCGACAGCCCGGTGCCGGACCTGCCCACGATGCGGCTGGGCGGCGCGGACCTGACGCGCGAGGGCGCGCTGGTGTCGCGCAGCAACTCGGACCTGGGGCGCGCGGTGGTGGCGGCGGACCTCAATGGGGACGGCCGCACGGACCTCGCGGCGCTCGGCCGCGTGTCGCGCTACAACGCCGAGGGCGCCGTGTCGGGCTCGCAGGTGGCCATCTCCGTCTTCTTCGCGCGGCCGGACGGCTCGCGCTTCCGTCCGTCGCCGGACGTGTATGTGCTGCCCGCCAACACCGCGGACACCGCCGAGGGCACGTGGCGGCTGGGCTCCGTCCCCGGTGAGGGCTCGCGGCCTCCGCTGCTGGTGGCGGTGGCGGACCAGCTCAACTCGCCGGACCTGCGCTCCAGCGGCGGAGTCCAGTCCGGCGGCGACTCGGGTGGCGCGCTCCTGTTCGACTTGAGTGAGCGCCGGCCCACGGGCGAGCCGCCGGCCACGCCCCCCCAGGTGACGCTCGAGGAGGCCTTCGCCCGCATCTACGGTGACGCGGGCGGCATCCTCGCGGGCCGGAGCTGGGCGGTGCTGGACGTGGACGGCGAGGCGGGGCCGGAGCTGTTGCTGGGCGCGCCCCGGGCGTCCGGGACGGCGGCCAACAACGCGCAGCGCTGGATTGGCAAGGTGCTGGTGTACCCGCTGGCGACGCTCGCCAGGGGCAGCGTCATCAACAAGCCGCTGGCCTCGCTCAATGGGACGGCGAAGTCGGACACGCTGGGCGCGGGCCTGGCGTCGTGGACGCTGCCGGGCGGCGCGGTGCTGGTGGCCTTCTCGGGCCGCGCCTCGTCGGACCAGGGCGCCTTCACCGGCCGCGTGGAGCTGTACCAGCGCGCGGGCGCGTCGCTGGCCGAGTGGCCGCGCACGGGCATCATGGTGCCGACGAAGCCCAGCGTGGAGCGCTTCGGTGAGACGGTGGCGGTGGCGCGCGGTCCGCAGAACCGCGCCCTGACACTGGTGGGCGCGCCGGGCTGGTCCGGCGCGGGCTCCAACGCGGACGGCGACGCGCTGTCCATCGGCCGGGCCTACGTGCACGACGCGGCCCTGCCGGCCACGGCGCGCGTGGCGGAGGAGGGCGCGCCCTCGCCCAGCCGCGCGGGGCGGAGCGTGGGCGCGGACGTGGCCTTCACCGACTTCAACGGCGACGGGCGGCCGGACCTGGTGGTGGGGGCGACGAGCTTCTTCGTCCCGGGCACCGGCACCCCGGCTTCCAACACCGAGCTCACCAACACCTACGCCAGCGTCAACGCCGCGTGCGTCACCAGCGGCACGCTGTCCGTGGGCGGCGTGCTCGTCTCGTTGGGGCAGGAGGACGGCACCTTCAAGCCGGCCTACCGGCTGTGGGCGCCCACCCAGCTTCCGGGCTGCACACCGGAGACGGACGCACGGTGCAGGCGCAGCGCCATCGGCCGCGGGCTGGTGGGCGGCTTCGACTTCAACGGCGACGGCAGGGAGGACCTCGGCGTCCTGCGCGACAGGGGCATGGAGGTGTTCCTGGGCCGCGCGCCGGAGGACGCGTCGCTGACGAAGCTGACCATGGCCTGCGACCCCGTCTACTCGTGGCCCTCGCTGAGCCTCCAGACGTCCGTGCCGGCGACGCTGGAAGACCTGAACGGCGACGGCTGTGACGAGCTGGCCTGGCGCTACGCGGAGGGCACCCGCTCCGGCGTGGCCATCCTCTTCGGCTTCGACACGGGCGGGACGCGCTGTGGCGCCCGCACCACCGGCACCGTGCTGCGGGTGGCCGGAGACAGCGAGCTGAACCTCAACAACCTGGGCCTGGGCGTGGGCATCGCCCGCGCGGGACGGTTCCTCGGCGATGCGCGCGACTTCGTGGCGGTGAGCGCCTCCAGCCTTCCCTTCGAAGGCGTGACGCAGCCGGTGGTGCTCCTCTTCGACAAGGCGGAGTTGCTGTCGGAGATGAGCAAGCGGCAGACCGCGGGCCAGCCGCTGGTGATTGGCGCGCTGGGCGACGGGCTGGAGCCGGTGACGCTGGTGCACCGCACCCGCGCGGTCAGCTTCGGTGCCTCGCTGGCGGGCGGCCGTGACTTGACGGGCGACGGCGTGCCGGACCTGCTGGTGGGCGCGCCGGGCGCCTCGGATGCCTCGGATGGCGGCGGCGCCGTGTTCCTCTACGCGGGCGGCGCGGGTCAGGTGGGCGCGCTTTCCCCATTCCTCATGGTGGTGGGAGATGGCGCGGAGCGCAGTGCTCTCGGACAGGACGTGGCGGTGATACCCGGCGCCACCGGGACGCCGCCCCTGCTGCTCATCGGCGCGCCTCGCAGCTTCCGCACCGGCACCCAGAACGGCACGGCCTTCGCCCTGCCGCTCACCTTCTGA
- a CDS encoding DUF1501 domain-containing protein, translated as MKKNRHDENHRPERRTFLKAAAGFMGSTLLGGVPFRAFAQAAELAPADRCFVFVYFSGGWDQLLAFDPRDPDEFTADRAAETKILPGYNLINDSRFQARPVIPDIAGKGRSNIDFGPAVGALADHYDLMTVIRGINMNTLGHEVGYRYFLTGKIPIGSAARGSSTATEIVGQMKPRVPIASISYNVESYNDRYPGFANALRVSRRDDLLLTLRPSADKLDSELEKQLLDFRGQPITCEQAAYGTRGVGTTYSNSQDQMRLVQSQGLEKSFQFLDTTLPEMADVRSRYNLVSQADVDSERGRAATVATALKKGIAQCVTINLTGGLDTHFGSQLTHANNQRRGFDALNSLVTDLRTSPHPAGGNFMDHTTIMVFSEFSRTPLINASGGRDHHLCSSALLMGAGFKHNTVFGKSGDIGMSPGTFDLRTGAADPNGENIFPEHVIATVLASAKLDYSITRVEPLRTILA; from the coding sequence ATGAAGAAGAACCGCCACGACGAGAACCACCGTCCCGAGCGCCGCACCTTCCTCAAGGCCGCCGCCGGCTTCATGGGCTCCACGCTGCTGGGCGGCGTGCCCTTCCGCGCCTTCGCCCAGGCCGCGGAGCTGGCGCCCGCGGACCGCTGCTTCGTCTTCGTCTACTTCTCCGGCGGCTGGGACCAGCTCCTCGCCTTCGACCCGAGAGACCCGGACGAGTTCACCGCGGACCGCGCGGCCGAGACGAAGATTCTGCCCGGCTACAACCTCATCAACGACTCGCGCTTCCAGGCGCGCCCCGTCATCCCGGACATCGCGGGCAAGGGCCGGTCGAACATCGACTTCGGGCCGGCGGTGGGCGCCCTGGCGGACCACTACGACTTGATGACCGTGATTCGCGGCATCAACATGAACACGCTGGGCCACGAGGTCGGCTACCGGTACTTCCTCACCGGGAAGATTCCCATCGGCAGCGCCGCGCGCGGCTCCTCCACGGCCACGGAAATCGTGGGGCAGATGAAGCCCCGCGTGCCCATCGCCTCCATCTCCTACAACGTGGAGTCGTACAACGACAGGTACCCCGGCTTCGCCAACGCGCTGCGCGTCAGCCGCCGGGACGACCTGCTGCTGACGCTGCGCCCCAGCGCGGACAAGCTGGACAGCGAGCTCGAGAAGCAGCTGCTCGACTTCCGCGGCCAGCCCATCACCTGCGAGCAGGCCGCGTACGGCACGCGCGGCGTGGGCACCACCTACTCCAACAGCCAGGACCAGATGCGGCTGGTGCAGTCCCAGGGGCTGGAGAAGTCCTTCCAGTTCCTCGACACCACGCTCCCGGAGATGGCCGACGTCCGCAGCCGCTACAACCTGGTCAGCCAGGCGGACGTGGACAGCGAGCGGGGCCGTGCGGCCACGGTGGCCACCGCGCTGAAGAAGGGCATCGCCCAGTGCGTCACCATCAACCTCACGGGCGGCCTGGACACGCACTTCGGCAGCCAGCTCACCCACGCCAACAACCAGCGCCGCGGCTTCGACGCGCTGAACAGCCTGGTGACGGACCTGCGCACCAGCCCGCACCCGGCCGGCGGCAACTTCATGGACCACACCACCATCATGGTGTTCTCCGAGTTCTCCCGCACGCCGCTCATCAACGCGTCCGGTGGCAGAGACCACCACCTGTGCAGCTCCGCGCTGCTGATGGGCGCGGGCTTCAAGCACAACACCGTCTTCGGCAAGAGCGGCGACATCGGCATGTCGCCGGGCACGTTCGACTTGCGCACCGGCGCGGCGGACCCGAACGGTGAGAACATCTTCCCCGAGCACGTCATCGCCACGGTGCTTGCCTCGGCGAAGCTGGACTACAGCATCACCCGCGTGGAGCCCCTTCGCACCATCCTCGCCTGA
- a CDS encoding DUF1585 domain-containing protein has translation MDRVRCLAALAGAALLLAVPASAQEAAVCAPVAKVPLERHLRQLSLDLLGRPPTYEEFKAIQAKGSIGSEDIRALMEKEEFRARIRAYHRSLLRSNLSASVFDNGNSRLSGSGADTSALFLGGNSASALRGINGAGCDGSIEQDSCLTAPQPDAHAAPLRERVTTCRDERGVPMPVTFDYDTNLYSCTPLATYTAGANQVTTCAQVRDHAVWGKYVYFCDVRGANQDSFMCLPDPARTATAALTVEKLEGTRVVAFEHPNPASRPSLVELKRCTLDPDWRDNVKGNYMPRRGCVLREGYETMPQPYWATATTPATVKVCAIEAQNNSANPWTMASCESARFNGDRSCGCGDKMRRCEVPAIGAPQNVRNVHDLRVAAFNEEPLRIAESVVSRDEPYFNILTTRRSFVNGTLSEYYRQKQGVGVFNVSAPTAEEAVPAIPYQENGAWAEYTRNATHAGVLTTPAFLYRFPTQRARVNHFYEAFLCKTFSPPSEGSLPPPEDSCNRENNLAVRCGCNYCHATIEPTGAHWGRYAERGAQFLPADQFPRFDPKCRDCALNGDTNCGGECSQYVMQAYDGDGASSLGMLKTYLYRTADEEQNIEAGPQLLVERMLQTGDLERCTVKRIWNEFLGRPMSAEEQRMYLTPLSQDFAKSGHKLKSLIERVVTTDAYRRID, from the coding sequence TTGGACCGTGTGCGTTGCCTTGCCGCCCTGGCCGGCGCCGCCTTGCTTCTGGCCGTGCCAGCTTCCGCCCAGGAAGCGGCCGTCTGTGCGCCAGTCGCCAAGGTGCCCCTGGAGCGGCACCTCCGTCAGCTGTCGCTGGACCTGCTCGGCCGCCCTCCCACCTATGAGGAGTTCAAGGCCATCCAGGCCAAGGGCTCCATCGGCTCGGAAGACATCCGCGCCCTGATGGAGAAGGAGGAGTTTCGCGCGCGCATCCGGGCGTATCACCGCTCGCTGCTGCGCTCGAACCTGTCGGCCAGCGTCTTCGACAACGGCAACTCGCGCCTGAGCGGCTCGGGCGCCGACACCAGCGCCCTCTTCCTGGGTGGCAACAGCGCCTCCGCCCTGCGCGGCATCAACGGCGCCGGGTGTGACGGCAGCATCGAGCAGGACTCCTGCCTCACCGCGCCCCAGCCGGACGCCCACGCGGCGCCCCTGCGGGAGCGGGTGACGACGTGCCGCGACGAGCGGGGCGTGCCCATGCCCGTCACCTTCGACTACGACACCAACCTCTATAGCTGCACGCCGCTGGCCACGTACACGGCCGGCGCCAACCAGGTGACCACCTGCGCGCAGGTCCGAGACCACGCCGTGTGGGGCAAGTACGTCTACTTCTGTGACGTGCGTGGCGCGAACCAGGACTCGTTCATGTGCCTGCCGGACCCGGCCCGCACGGCCACGGCGGCGCTGACGGTGGAGAAGCTGGAGGGCACCCGCGTCGTCGCCTTCGAGCACCCCAACCCCGCCTCCCGCCCGTCCCTCGTGGAGCTGAAGCGCTGCACGCTGGACCCGGACTGGCGCGACAACGTGAAGGGCAACTACATGCCCCGGCGCGGCTGCGTCCTGCGCGAGGGCTACGAGACGATGCCCCAGCCCTACTGGGCCACCGCCACCACGCCCGCCACCGTGAAGGTGTGCGCCATCGAAGCGCAGAACAACAGCGCGAATCCGTGGACCATGGCCTCCTGCGAGTCGGCGCGCTTCAACGGCGACCGCAGCTGCGGCTGCGGTGACAAGATGCGCCGCTGCGAGGTGCCCGCCATCGGCGCCCCGCAGAACGTCCGCAACGTGCACGACTTGCGCGTGGCCGCCTTCAACGAGGAGCCGCTGCGCATCGCCGAGTCGGTGGTGTCGCGTGACGAGCCCTACTTCAACATCCTCACCACGCGCCGCTCCTTCGTGAACGGCACCCTGTCGGAGTACTACCGGCAGAAGCAGGGCGTGGGCGTCTTCAACGTGTCCGCTCCCACGGCGGAGGAGGCGGTGCCCGCCATCCCCTACCAGGAGAACGGCGCCTGGGCGGAGTACACGCGCAACGCCACGCACGCGGGCGTGCTCACCACCCCCGCCTTCCTCTACCGCTTCCCCACCCAGCGCGCGCGGGTGAACCACTTCTACGAGGCCTTCCTCTGCAAGACGTTCTCCCCGCCGTCCGAGGGCTCGCTGCCTCCGCCCGAGGACTCCTGCAACCGGGAGAACAACCTCGCGGTGCGCTGCGGCTGCAACTACTGCCACGCCACGATTGAGCCCACCGGCGCCCACTGGGGCCGCTACGCCGAGCGCGGCGCGCAGTTCCTGCCCGCGGACCAGTTCCCCCGCTTCGACCCCAAGTGCCGCGACTGCGCCCTCAACGGCGACACCAACTGCGGCGGCGAGTGCAGCCAGTACGTCATGCAGGCCTATGACGGCGACGGCGCCAGCAGCCTGGGCATGCTCAAGACGTACCTCTACCGCACGGCGGACGAGGAGCAGAACATCGAGGCCGGTCCCCAGCTGCTCGTCGAGCGCATGCTGCAGACGGGCGACCTGGAGCGCTGCACCGTCAAGCGCATCTGGAACGAGTTCCTCGGCCGGCCGATGTCGGCGGAGGAGCAGCGGATGTACCTGACGCCGCTGTCCCAGGACTTCGCGAAGAGCGGCCACAAGCTCAAGTCGCTCATCGAGCGCGTCGTGACGACGGACGCCTACCGGAGGATTGACTGA